A stretch of DNA from Lotus japonicus ecotype B-129 chromosome 4, LjGifu_v1.2:
ttatagaaattgTTACCATATTTctaataatttatctttctaacTCTTGCAGTGGTACTGTGATATAAGTATAACCATTTCTGTGTTtccaaatttaatgcatttggAGCTCAAGTTGGGAGGCTCTATTGACTGGAATTTGTTGCTTGATATGCTCAATCATTGCCCTCAACTTCAAACTTTTGTGCTTAACTCAGACCATGCTTCCGAGGCTTGGCCAACCCGACATGATGTTCCTGAATGCTTTTTTTCACAGCTCAAGGAGTGTTGTCTTACAAACTATACAGGTAAGGAATGTCAGATGAGATTTGCAAAGTATGTTTTGCAAAATTCAATGTCGTTACACACCATGTCAATTTGTTGTCTGCCTAATGAAAGTCATTTCAAAAAGCTTGCAATGATAGTAGAATTAACCAAATGCCCAAGGAGCTCTACATCCTGTGAACTTTTATTTGAGTAATTGATATGTTAGTTAGTAGTTGGAAATTATTCTTGGACCACtacaatattttaattaattctaAGTATTATGTTCAGCTGGTTTTGGTGCTTTTGAAGGACATAAACTGTGTGTCATTGTTGGTACATGGGGTACTTGTTctcttattaatattattatttcaaaagttgtCATTTGATGCAGTATAGATAGTAATTGTGAATTAGCTGTGTGGATGTGTCTCAGCACAATGACCACTTTTGAGCAATTAACAGTACCTGATCAGATTAGTTATTTTAGCTCAAAAAATTACTTGTTGCATTGATTTAGATGCTCCCAACTGCTCCCATGTGTTAATCATCTTTTTGCTAGCTGCAGACTCCATTTAATTTCTTCCACCTCTAGCTCTACAATTACTCCATATCTATGCTTTCTTGTGCTTTAAAACCTTGACAAGGTTCTTCCCCCATCCATTCTTTGTGAAGATTAGAGCGAGCGTGGCCTATTATCTAGCATTCTTCAATGTATACACTACCGCATTACTCTTTATGAGGTTTGAGATCCCCCTTGCTTGTACGTCTTAGTTAGGTTGTTTTGGTAGCTTCATTTGAAAATTACCTCAATGGTGAAAATCAAAAAGTATTTATTGAAATAGGGGCTTAGCTTTCTATTTtgaacttttaattttttttttgaaacatcaaTGACAACATTAGTCTCAGATAACAAAAGATCAAAAACAATTCCCCCCCTGCATTTCCCTACATACTACTTACTAGGGATATGATGACAATAAAATTCAAATACATTTAAGGTCTATAAACACTCACTGCACCATTACAATGTGGTCCCATTGTATCTTCAGTGTACAATGATTGCTTGAATGGTGATCAAACCACACATGCTACCTGCCAATAATCAAAAGCAAACAAGTCCATTGAAACAATACATCAAATACCATTGGCTCAACAACAGGCTAACAAGTATGCAATACTACATTACCTGCAATAGTGCAATGCCATCATCTATGAATTAATGATTCTTCTTCCATAAAACTCCAATCTTCTTCAAcatgtttgtattttttatcTTGGGCGAGTCATCATCAGTGTCGTCTAAATAAGGCAAATCAATCTTGCTAGTAATAGAGTTGCTGTAGCTACTGTCATGTGACGCTGTTCGATCCACAAACTTTCCATTGTTTCCGGTAGATAGCATCGAAGCAGCTGCTTCGGCCGCTTTTCTCCACTGATCTGACTGCATCTTCAATCTCCTTAACTCAGCCTCTAACTCAGAATTTGCAGCCTGCGCCGCATCGAACTGCATTGTTTTCCTCAGTCACATTTTGCAGTTCGTCTCTCTGTCCAATAACCTTGCCTTCAACTCAACTATATTAGAATCCAATTTGTTAAGCTCCACCACAAACTCGGATTCTATTTCACTAGGCTGGTTTTGCTTAATCCTTGATTTGAGTCTCGTTCTCTTCTGATACACCTTGCAGCataacttttaaattttaattttagttttaattttcatatacggatttaatttaaatattttttcttttattcaagTTAAACTATAAAAGTTACTAGTAACAATAATTTTAACAAATATATAGCCAATTAATTTGTACCCAATGCCAGCCATAGTGGAAAATTTTCAACTTGTCTAGAGCAAAAGATATGGAAATTGTTGTCCCAAGTGGCAAGCTAGTACACCAGTAGAATCTGTGTCTGACTAAATAAGTTTAGAATTTGTGTCTGACTAAATAAGTTTTGTTGCTGCTAGCCGTGTGACAAGAGTTTTTATGTTCAAACTATGAAAATGCACTTCATATGAACAAATGCCAACAAATTAAAACAGCGAAGTTGAGGAAGGAAATTAGGAAAATATGATGGAAGTAAAAGTTATAAGCATACAAGGTTATATTTTTATCAATAATCAAGCAATTCGAAGAAATGAAGAGGTGCAAAGTTGAGAAAGTACGTAAATAACTTGGATTAGGGCAGAGTTGTATGTGCCATGTTGGGGATTCCTTGTGGCAGTTGGTTAGTAATGATGCATTTCTTAGGCGGCTCGACCTgcacgagaaaggatcaacgtCCTAGGCGACTCCACCTCTTTGGACTTAGACCGAATCCTAGTGAGTTGGGCTAGTCTTGACTAGAGGCTCATTAAGCTATTATAATCCTAGGATCAACGTGTACTTTGCAACATTAGGCGGACCCACTAGACCCGACATCTCGTGGGCATTTGGACTCAGCACCACGCTTTGGGCTGAAGGTATGCGAGGTCGGTGAGTACAGAGTAAGGACCCACTTCGTCATCATGCTTCGGACTCGACATCACTTGATTTCATCATCTGGCGGATGAACTCTTTAGGCGTGAACAGTTCAACATCACTTATGTTTATTAGTCGTCCTTTGCGACGAGTCGTATGTTTACTACATCATGTTGGCGACCTATATGCTTTATAGAGGGCGAGCTCCATTGTCAAAGTAGATATTAGAGTAGTGTAGCTTGGAAGGCCAGTTGTGGGGGGACATCCTGGGGTATTTGTCGTGACCGCCAGTCGAAGGGTTATCTCTGTAACGAGTCATCTAAGGGCGACATGTGTTCATTGAGACTTGAGACAATTTAGGCACACTTTGCCCTCATGCTTCACGCGGTGTCTTGCAAGCATGTGGACTAGTAAGGGCGGCAAGTCCTCCAGTTGACTTGCGCCTTATGAAAGCTGTCGCAACACGAGGGGTTTGGTCAGTCAAAGTCTAAGGCGTGCTTCGTTTTCATGCTTCAGACTCGACATCTTGCGAGTATGTGGATTGGTCTCGCCCTAAGGTGGGAGGCTCGACCTGCATGAGAAAGGGTCAACGTCCTAGGCGGGTCCACCTCTTAGGACTTAGATAGAATCCTAATGAGTTGGGCTAGTCTTGACTAGAGGTAGATTAAGTTATTGTAAGGCCATGATATAATAGACTTCGGTTTAGGGTCCTTGCCCCTCTATAAAAGGCAAGACCACATTCATAATAAATCAAGTTCTCTTAAGCTCAACAATGGCCGCTCAAACCCTAGGATCTCTCGGTCCATGTAGGACCGACCAGTTGTGAACCCGTGGTTGAATGTGATACGAGCCGAGTATTGGGCCAAACAAGCTGGTCCGTGATATTAATTTAAGAATAATGAATGCTATACTATTGTATATTTTAAAGGCGTTCGACTTAAAGTGGTTGAGGTTCAATTTTTAActcttgtgaatgaaaaaactCATTGGTCTGCTCCTACCATTTAATACGCTGACTATAGGGTGAGAGATTAGTCTCAGGAGGAGGTTGGCAAGGGAAAAGGGGAGAAATGACCAAATTTATAAGGAAAGGGAGAGAGAAGTTGGATTTTCAACGACAGGACCAGAATTGGCAGTTTAAAGATTGTTTAAGTTACACTTAGCGTGACACCTCAACACACTTATTAAAGTCAATTGACGCTTTTAGGACCTATGAACTAAAAAAACTTCCGTTTTAGAACATTACAAACTACTAGAGAGATTTTTTTATGTGTAGAGACAAACTTGCTAGCACCCCACACTTTCATGGATAAATTGGATCATTCACCAATAAAAAAGACAAACTCATTGAAAAAACCcttattagtattttttttttcttgttcaaAACTGGCTCCTTACTAAACGCATATAGTCAACTACGGTAGACTCAAATCCACAAGTAAGACTGCAAATTCTGTTTGGCATCTCCACCTACCCGTCTACCCCCAccaatttaattaatataaaaacatCACTACTAGTGAAAATAGCAGGGAGTggctgctgaagaattcataaTAAAAGCCCAATTCAAGGACCCCAAAACATTGAAGTAAAAGGGTAGAGAAAGAAACAGAGAGAGTGTGAGAAAGGAAATGGAAAAGAGCAAGGTTCTTGTTGTGGGAGGAACAGGGTACATAGGGAGGAGAATAGTGAAGGCAAGTCTAGAACAGGGTCATGAAACCTATGTACTTCAGCGTCCAGAACTTGGTCTTCAAATAGAGAAGCTGCAGATGCTGCTCTCATTCAAGAAGCAAGGTGCTCATCTTGTTAAGGCTTCTTTCTCAGATCACAAGAGCCTTGTGGATGCGGTGAAGAAGGTTGATGTTGTCATCAGTGCCATCTCTGGTGTTCATATCAGGACTCACTGCATCAGCTTGCAGCTCAAATTGATTGATGCCATTAAGGAAGCTGGCAATGTTAAGGTGAACATATACACACTTTGActcttgttttgtttcttttcaatTCATTGCTCTGTTCTTCATTTTGATGAACATCGGTTTTCACTTGGATTGAGAGCATATTTAGGTAAATACTTTAATTCAGtacttatttaataattttctgACATGCGAAATAAATGTATATTCATAAATactttttgaaaaaattattgaaatagcTGAAAAATATTTACAAGTAAcacaaaaaaattgtttaaacaTTTAATCAAACACTTGCTTTATATCAATGAAAGTGGCTAGGTAGAGGATAGGATGTAGACAAAAACAATGAGATCATGAGTTAGGTTCATTGTATTATTAATTAGTCTCTTTCCATTTTGTACCAAGATGCATGTACACATGTTTATCTTTTATAATAAACATGTGCAATTACGCTTCATAACTGATTGCCTGTGCAGGATTAGTTTACACATCTCTTGTAACTTTAGTTTCCAGTGAATcacacaaaaataattttcttcttttatcaAAATGAAGTTCTTCAACAATTTAAACAAAATTCAGGTGCCTTATATGGGAGTACCAATGTATTATATTTCATGAATCATGCACAAGATTGGTTATTCTCAGTTTCCAACTTGACATGCTTATACACATTCTAACATTATTATAaacctcttcttctcctcccttACAGCGTTTCTTACCTTCTGAATTTGGCCTAGACTCAGCTAGGATGGGACACGCATTAGAACCAGGAAGGGTAACATTTGATGACAAAATGGCTATAAGGAAAGCAATTGAAGAAGCTAACATCCCTTTCACTTACATCTCTGCAAACCTTTTTGCTGGATACTTTGCTGGCAGCCTCTCTCAAATGGGGTCTTTTGTGCCTCCAAGGGAAAAGGTGCATCTCTTTGGAGATGGCACACAAAAAGGTACCCTTATGAGTTTCATAAGTTTTTCAGCAAACACAATCTGATCAAATAAATATCTTCTATTTGGTATCCATAAAGTATATTATTCTGACATTTCTATGAACACATGAATATTGCAGCTGTTTTtatggatgaagatgatgttgcTACATATACAATAAAGACAATAGATGATCCTAGTACCTTAAACAAAACATTGTACATGAGGCCACCACAAAATGTTCTCTCCCAAGGAGAGCTTATTGGAATTTGGGAGAAACTTATTGGAAAGGAACTGGAGAAGACATACATACCTGCTGAAGAGTTTCTTACAATATTGAAAGGTAACAACACATTCGATTAATTGTCCTAAACATAGTAAGAGTTCACTAAGTTATGTACCTAGTTGTGTTTGAAAAATTGTAGTATCTGATTTATGTGAAATTGATTTGCAGGGTTGGATTATAAACTTCAAGTAGCAATGGGACACTTCCTCCATATTTTCTACGAGG
This window harbors:
- the LOC130711595 gene encoding isoflavone reductase homolog, which gives rise to MEKSKVLVVGGTGYIGRRIVKASLEQGHETYVLQRPELGLQIEKLQMLLSFKKQGAHLVKASFSDHKSLVDAVKKVDVVISAISGVHIRTHCISLQLKLIDAIKEAGNVKRFLPSEFGLDSARMGHALEPGRVTFDDKMAIRKAIEEANIPFTYISANLFAGYFAGSLSQMGSFVPPREKVHLFGDGTQKAVFMDEDDVATYTIKTIDDPSTLNKTLYMRPPQNVLSQGELIGIWEKLIGKELEKTYIPAEEFLTILKGLDYKLQVAMGHFLHIFYEGCITNFEIGDDGEEASKLYPEVNYTRMDEYLKIYV